tgggcaatGCGCTGCATGATCGGACACGATTACTGTGATGTGGCTTTCTACTCGGACTGCgctgacttggtgaagatggtgtcttcaccgCACGACTGGCCGGCTTTCTCGACTTACCTACATGACATAAGGACGGACAGGGAGGAgttctcttccttttccttaTCTTATATTTCCAGAGATGCAAATTCAAAAGCGGATCTTCTTGCACGCTATGCGCGCACTTCTCCGCAAAGTGTTCTGTATGTAAACAAGTTCCCTAcgcattggctcgtttgagctaatctattgttgtcaaaaaaaaaaaaaaaagttataaagaaaataaaagaattaaaatttgGGTGTAAGTGATACAATtaagttataaagaaaataaaagaatcaaattttgggtgtcattttttttttttttttttttggaaaaaNNNAAAACCTCATAAGAGGGAAGTTCATATAACTGAAAGTTAAGAAAATACAAAGCAAATAAAGATAGTGGTTCCATGAGTTTTCCAAGAAGGTGCTGAGCCTTGAGAAGTCTGCAGTGCTTGAAGAATCTGTTGGGACCATAGCGGAATCGACTATGAAGACAGGCTTCGCGAGTTCCTTGACCAACAAGTGGTCATAGACGGCTCGAGCAATATATGCAACTGAGCTTTTAGAGGAGTGCTCCACAGGGGATACACAAGGTAGGGTTCTCGTCACTAAGAGAAGGCTCAAGAACAATCGTTCAAGGTTTTCCACACTTTTAAGACCAAATCTCAAAACTGTTGGTGAAGCTACAAAAGGGGATCGCAAGTGATATGTGTAGGACAGTAACAGAGCAGGTAggtcctccctcacatgaagccctcggccatggaggttaaggaattCTACACAAAGCTTGTAGTCTGTTCTACACTTCAAAGATAATACAAACCCAAGCTTAATCTCTAGTGGTGATAGGTGGGGAATGGGTTCAAAGGTTATAGGCAGCGGGTTCAACAATTCAGTCGGTTCAGATTCAAACATATAGCTACACACTGCAAACATCCGACCAGAGCTAATAAAATGTCCTCGACGCATAAATCTATCAAACCATTCTAAAGACGCCCATGTTCTATTACCGAGGAGCCCTCGACTTGACCAAACAGAAGTAATGGGTGCTAAAAAGGGTGAGCTTGATATAAACTTATCGACCTCGGATCTGGGTGGGTTCATACTCGGTTCAAGGCCAGGAAAAGGGGCAATGGCTTGATATGCATCATAACAGATAATAATCACAATTCCACAAAGCTGCAACCTTAGACTTATACCCGGAGACAAAAGGAGTGCAATATCCATATGGTTATGAGGATTGATTAACCTAGTCTTCCCTAAAGACAGTTTCTATGACCGAATGGGAGACCTTTCTCTCCATTATCAAGCAAACACGAATCTGAGAAAAGCTAAGCAGAGCAGTTGAAAGTTCAGACCTGGATATGGGCCATGAAGGGGTTAATGGGCCACAAGGATAATCAAGGTCCATCCTAGTAAACCCTAGGGTTAGTACAGTTGGGAGAAGGGAGCAAGAGTCGCTGCCGTTTTGAAGGATCAGAGTGGCGTGCGGCGATGAGGCATCTTGTTGGGCTATCAGCCAGCTTATAAGCTTGCCTTGTGCCGTCGGCGTTCCCACTGGAGAAAGCACATCTGATGGTCCAAGAGAAGCTCTTGCCATCAACAAAATCCGGTGGGAAGGGGACAGTGGTGGTGCCGATGCTAGTCTAGATCTAGAGCCAAAGGATGTAGTGATGAATTCTTGCTCAGATGTATGAGATGAGAAACAGTTGGACTGTTTTGAAGCTTCTGAAATAGGGTTCACGAGCGGATATGCATCCGAGATCTGGCTCAGATCGAAGCTTGTAGAGTATCGATTAACTCTTCCATCGGTAAAGTAACCCTTGGAACAGAAGAGTTCTTGGAGAATTTCGTTTGGATTTTTAGGGAAGGAGAGATTAGAGATAGAGAAAAGGAACAGAGCAAAGCTTATGTAAGTAGCAGAAGGATTAAAGAGATCTGTCACCCCCCGACGCCGGCGACCAGAGGTCTCACCGGCGCCGGAAGGCATGTTTGAGAAAGGGGTATCGATTCCCGTGCCTgggagatttttatttttagaaaaaagaagttaaataTCGTATGCGAGAGAATAGTAGATTAAGTGATAAATATACTGCAACAGatatatcaaaatatgtaaagaaaaaccaattttgggtgtcatttaaaaaaaatacaatggtatgtaaatagaaatattatgaaaaattaaggacaaataaagaaattatttcTCGAGCTTTGTAAGCGCAACACGtcagtatttttttattttttttgagaaagcTTATACACGTAAGGGATATGAACCAAACTAGAGTACTCTCTCAAGCGTTATTATAGGATAAATTCCATTTGTGAAGCACTGAAGCATACATAAACTAGAGTAAATCAgttacatattatttaaaaaaattctcctTTTCACAGTGATGATTGCAGTGTTTGAATTTTGGCGTGTGATAACAAAGGTTCATTGTGTAACGCCCCGACCTTCACCTCTCAGTGGGCcctatgtccaatcccagtccatgggcccaccttccttaatgggcctcatgtcctctcactaggcccatcagcccatcaatatccgacggtcggtttgctacatccgggaggctttaaagacttattatcgtccctacaaatcaccacatgatctttccttgtgttttgtcctcactcgtacagttccgacagtcacttccaggaaggtcacccatcctgagactactccagctcaagcacgcgtaactctgaagttctctcaggacccttgaccgaaaagataagtagACTTTGGtaacatatgtggccaaatcaattattttaaacctctccccaaaccggggtgtcacaattcacccccactaacagatcgcaacgtcctcgttgcgcacaaAGACCatcacccccgacggtgtgagcgcactcgactccacacttgtctgggttcggctctgataccacttgtaacgctccgaccgccacctctAAGTGaaccccatgtccaatcccagtccacaggccaccttccttaatgggcctcacaaACTCTCACTAGGCCCTGAGCCATCCATATatgacggccggtttgctacgttcgagaggctttaaagacttgttaccatccctacaaatcaccacataatctttccctgtgttttgttctcactcgcagaattccgacagtcacttcctgGAAGGTCAACCATCccgagactactccagctcaatcacccttaactctggagttctctcaggacctttgaccgtaaaaataagtgcactttggtgacgtaggtggccaaatcaattcttttaaacctctctgcaagtctctgaaactgggGTGTCACACATTGTCTCttaagatttatatataaaaacaccaatgacaaattaaataatgtttaagatcgaaaacaaaatgttttaaatttaagaaaactaaatcaGCTATAACTTGTAAAATAACtttgaaaattaatataatcCTTATAAACGTTGTATACAGTTTAACATAAGtatagtatttaaataataacacaaaaccaaactaaaataaaaatatgtctatttaCTTTGACATACGTGGACTTGTTATAAAAAAGAGTAGATAatttacaaaaggaaacaaacaaataataacattttttccaCAAATAATAACATAAGAATAACACAAACTATAAAAACTGATGATTCAATTTGTAAACTACAAAAAAGACACCACAAAATGAAAttacactaatatatctcccATAACAAGTGataggagaaaaaaacatatcatacAGTAGAGTTAAGTCAATTATACAATTAAAGTTATCCAACTTAAATGTAAATGATTGTAAtaacaaatacaaaagaattACAAACTATTGTAGGTTTTTTTCCAGTCCATTTCTATATCTTAGCATTGTGTAAACCataattttaatgattaatataattccaaaaatttaaaatgatattttaacaTCAAAGATATTTCAAAATGTATAGAAAAACATCCCGCAGTATCGCGAGTATAACCtctaaataatgttattttaaacACTGCATCAATTCAAAGCTCCAAAATACATCGGTTAAACGGGTCCAAATTGGTGAGTAAATGTGGTAAAAAACTTTGGATTCAAGCCATTTAATTACTGTAAGACTCATAAGATATTGTCGAAcgtcaaatttgaatataattttaattattattttaggaatatatatatgacatcaAATATTATTTAGTAAGGTCCATATTAATTAGGAATAGAAGAACCAACTTGAAATTTAAGTTTTGCTAGACAACAACATTCAACGCCACCTACCTCATTATCTAGACACTTTCCTTCTTCATATCCTGCATGTATGCATCTTTCATTGCAGTTTTCTGTGCTAATACATTTCCTTCCACAATTTTTTATATGCCTTAAGTCGTTGATTTCTCCTATTTGATTcataaaaaaacatgttaataaGATTTATAAAAACAGTCGATTTAGTATTTCCagacatacacacacacacacacacacacatatatatatatatattgcgtaaagttgatttaataattatctaattttcttaaactagttttaaaataatttgagaCGTTGTAGTACCAAACGAATAACTGTGTTACCTGAATATATGGGAGTACAGAGGAGaacaaacatcatcatcaatgaaATCAATAGAAGAGATGAAAACTTGTTGATGGCCATTAGATATGTTTCTAGATAGCAAAATgtcgaaaaaaaaattgaaatcaataAAATCCAATATTGGAGGAATCTAACTTGTCTTcttcaatagaaaaaaacaatatttcttataaaatttaatatttttatgatttaccTTTTGGTTTTATGATATTCTAGTATTTTATTGAGAATGATTTATATTGGTCttctgtgtgtgtgtatttataTAGATGCAAATGTAGTGTTTACTTGTAGATAGTACTTGTTTATTCTGATTTTGACTAGAATTGAATATAATCAAACGATTTAGTAATAAATGATTTTGACtagaattgaattttttttactaatatcttTGTAGCTAAAAAACACTagtcaaattattttcttaataactttctttatttgaaatattttgcctATGTATGCATGGCATAAAATTTGATTTGTGTAGAAGACGAAAGACTTGTGATGTATGGAGATTGCAAATGGAATAATGATGTGACGTTTGTTGTAATTCATGTAAGCTCATACACTTTTGAATGTTTTGTCTGTTTAAGTCTGATATAATGTTTTCTTGTGTTATATTAGATGCGAAAAAGCAATTTGATTAGTGTAAGACTCGTAAGATATTGTTGAAcatcatattaatatatatatatatttttgttaaaggaCCTTCTTATAACATATAGATTAAAATTCACAAGGAATCAAACAATAACCAATTACCAGCtgtgacaaaagaagaaagaaagaaagaaagagtgagAGCAAAACTCACTAATCCCAACAGAGGAAGAAACGACCACACACTAAACGcttacaaagaagaaagaaaagcatATCAGTGTGAAGACTAGTAGAGTTCCAAAGCTTCTCCATGCTTTGTAGACATGTTTCGTAGGGCTACAAACTTGTTCTTTACGACCAAGCAAACTTTCCTTAGGATAATGTTATGC
The Camelina sativa cultivar DH55 chromosome 15, Cs, whole genome shotgun sequence DNA segment above includes these coding regions:
- the LOC104747125 gene encoding putative defensin-like protein 86, with product MAINKFSSLLLISLMMMFVLLCTPIYSGEINDLRHIKNCGRKCISTENCNERCIHAGYEEGKCLDNEVGGVECCCLAKLKFQVGSSIPN